The following are encoded together in the Perca fluviatilis chromosome 23, GENO_Pfluv_1.0, whole genome shotgun sequence genome:
- the orc5 gene encoding origin recognition complex subunit 5 has protein sequence MAALLQHPGYEEERLQRVAEQLPCREVQTGMLLSLMGQPHHYSYPSIFIYGHRASGKSHVMHVLLKELELPHATVSCVECVSVALLFEQVLLSFFGCDAASLLPRSASLSDFVRIYRQQCSQSPAKQTRYIVMEKAELLRDTDANLLPALLRLQELVEDNVTIILLSEIVWDKFRPNTGCFEPLLLHFPDYSKGELQKILSQDRPPSYSDEFYSSYINILLGVFYSVCRDLRELRHLAALNFSKFCEPLEEGKVKETDTHKLWRNIEPHLKKAMQTVYLREVSSVQWEQMQQMEEKENGALRGLSAHTHVELPYYSKFLLIAAYLASYNPARTDKRFFLKHHGKIKKTNFLKKNEKTSNHLLGPKPFPLDRLLAIFYSVVDSRVAPTASIFSQISSLVTLQLLTQVSHDDQLDAPKYKCAVSMDFICAISRTVNFEIVKYLYDFL, from the exons ATGGCAGCGCTGTTACAGCACCCAGGTTATGAGGAGGAGAGGCTGCAGAGGGTCGCAGAGCAGCTGCCCTGCAGAGAGGTCCAGACGGGGATGCTGCTGTCGCTCATGGGGCAG CCACACCATTACAGCTACCCCTCAATCTTCATCTATGGTCATCGGGCTTCAGGGAAGAGTCATGTCATGCATGTTTTACTGAAGGAACTTGAG CTGCCTCACGCCACAGTCAGCTGTGTCGAATGTGTTTCTGTTGCGTTGCTGTTTGAACAAGTTCTGCTGTCCTTCTTTGGCTGCGACGCTGCCTCGCTGCTCCCCCGCAGTGCCTCCCTGTCTGACTTTGTACGCATCTACAGACAGCAGTGCTCCCAGTCTCCTGCCAAGCAGACGCGATACATT GTAATGGAAAAAGCCGAGCTTCTGAGAGACACCGATGCCAATCTCCTCCCTGCTCTACTGCGCCTTCAGGAATTG GTTGAGGACAACGTTACCATCATCCTGCTCAGTGAAATCGTCTGGGACAAGTTCAGACCAAACACAGGCTGTTTCGAGCCCCTTCTGCTCCATTTCCCCGACTACAgtaaag GTGAGCTTCAAAAGATTTTGTCCCAGGACAGACCTCCTTCATATTCGGATGAGTTTTACTCGTCCTACATCAACATCCTGCTGGGAGTCTTTTACTCGGTCTGCCGGGACCTCAGAGAGCTGCGCCACCTG GCTGCCCTCAACTTTTCAAAGTTCTGTGAGCCGTTAGAAGAAGGGAAAG tgaaagagactgacacacacaagcTGTGGAGAAACATTGAGCCTCATTTGAAAAAAGCCATGCAGACTGTTTACCTGCGAGAAGTCTCCAG TGTTCAGTGGGAGCAGATGCAGCAaatggaggagaaggagaatggAGCCTTAAGAG GTTTATCTGCTCACACTCATGTTGAACTGCCTTATTACTCCAAGTTCCTGTTGATTGCTGCCTACCTGGCATCCTACAACCCTGCCCGCACAGATAAACGCTTCTTTCTCAAG CACCAcggtaaaataaagaaaacaaacttcttgaagaaaaatgaaaag ACAAGTAACCATCTGCTGGGGCCAAAGCCGTTCCCTCTCGACCGCCTGCTCGCCATTTTCTACAGTGTGGTGGACAGTAGAGTTGCCCCCACTGCCAGCATCTTCTCTCAG ATCTCCTCTCTGGTGACCTTACAGCTGTTGACTCAGGTCAGTCATGACGACCAGCTCGATGCCCCAAAGTACAAATGTGCCGTTTCTATGGACTTCATCTGTGCCATCtccag GACGGTGAATTTTGAGATTGTCAAGTACCTTTATGACTTCCTGTGA